One genomic segment of Candidatus Desulfatibia profunda includes these proteins:
- a CDS encoding NfeD family protein, whose translation IKRWDKTEGQVLINGELWRAVCEVPLPTGGKAVVQGIEGLTLKLKPYQD comes from the coding sequence ATTAAGCGATGGGATAAAACTGAAGGCCAAGTTTTGATTAACGGCGAGCTATGGAGAGCTGTTTGCGAGGTTCCATTACCAACTGGTGGTAAAGCGGTAGTCCAGGGTATTGAAGGGCTTACACTGAAACTAAAACCTTACCAAGACTGA